The proteins below are encoded in one region of Oncorhynchus masou masou isolate Uvic2021 chromosome 15, UVic_Omas_1.1, whole genome shotgun sequence:
- the LOC135556405 gene encoding oxysterol-binding protein-related protein 9-like isoform X1 — protein MASIMEGPLSKWTNVMKGWQYRWFVLDYNAGLLSYYTSKDKMMRGSRRGCVRLRGAVIGIDDEDDSTFTITVDQKTFHFQARDADEREKWIHALEGTILRHTLQLREAETGFVPSVQDFDKKLAEADAYLQILIDQLKLFDEKIKDGNEESCRKIEHLKETTCSMVESIKHCIVLLQIAKDQSNEQQHANGLISTINPVDGIFPPLDASLVNLAMPTQTTLPTDGSQMCKGEQRPSTLPVGAVVTVMGSLQTPTPNSTGSGPSDPSSSGASPSHMTIPSPSVPDFSYSSSEDEFYDADEFYQNSMSPKHLLDSSRPPAALPHSNDGTVLKRPDTNESLNSSMSNGTTDADQFDSHDDEAEDQGESVEEHKSVIMHLLSQVRLGMDLTKVVLPTFILERRSLLEMYADFFAHPDLFVSIADQLEPKERMVQVVKWYMSAFHAGRKSSVAKKPYNPILGEVFFCHWDLPSESEEPTAMEPSSEGPVPWSSANSVSFVAEQVSHHPPISAFYAECLRKKIQFNAHIWTKSKFLGMSIGVHNIGQGCVSCLEHDEHYILTFPNGYGRSILTVPWVELGGECNINCSKTGYSASIVFHTKPFYGGKKHRITAEIFPPNDKKSFCSIEGEWNGVMYAKWASGENSLFIDTKKMGCIKKKVRKLEDQLEYESRSLWKDVTVSLKSRDIDAATEAKHRLEEKQRGEARERKENEMQWETRLFHEDGECWVYDEPLLKRTGSQRH, from the exons ATGGCGTCCATCATGGAGGGACCGCTGAGCAAATGGACTAACGTCATGAAAGGTTGGCAGTATCGCTGGTTTGTTTTGGACTACAATGCGGGTTTACTGTCGTACTACACG TCCAAGGACAAGATGATGCGTGGCTCGAGAAGAGGATGTGTGCGTCTCCGG GGAGCTGTAATAGGAATCGATGACGAGGACGACAGCACATTCACCATCACTGTGGACCAGAAGACTTTCCATTTTCAAG CTCGAGATGCAGACGAACGGGAGAAGTGGATCCATGCCTTAGAGGGGACTATTCTCCGCCACACCCTTCAACTGCGG GAGGCAGAGACAGGATTTGTTCCAAGTGTCCAAGACTTCGATAAGAAGCTTGCAGAGGCTGACGCATACCTACAAATTCTAATTGATCAGTTAAAG CTCTTCGATGAGAAAATCAAAGATGGCAATGAAGAGTCATGCAGA aAAATTGAACATTTGAAGGAAACCACATGT AGTATGGTTGAGTCCATCAAGCACTGTATTGTATTGCTGCAGATTGCCAAG GATCAAAGTAACGAACAGCAACACGCAAACGGACTGATA AGCACCATCAACCCAGTGGATGGGATATTTCCGCCTCTGGACGCTTCTTTAGTCAATTTAGCCATGCCAACACAGACCACCCTCCccacag ATGGCTCTCAGATGTGTAAAGGAGAACAGCGACCCTCCACTTTACCGGTGGGGGCTGTTGTAACGGTGATGGGCAGTCTGCAGACTCCGACCCCCAACAGCACAG GGAGTGGCCCCTCGGACCCCAGCAGCAGCGGTGCCTCTCCCAGTCACATGACCATCCCCTCCCCCTCGGTCCCTGACTTCTCCTACTCCAGCAGCGAAGACGAGTTCTACGACGCTGACGAGTTCTACCAGAACAGCATGTCTCCCAAGCACCTTCTAGA TTCTTCTCGGCCTCCTGCTGCCTTGCCTCACAGCAATGACGGAACTGTGCTGAAACGACCAGACACTAACGAGTCCCTCAACTCCTCCATGTCTAACGGCACCACTGATGCAG ATCAATTTGACAGCCATGATGACGAGGCGGAGGATCAGGGGGAGTCTGTGGAGGAGCACAAGAGTGTCATCATGCACCTGCTGTCCCAGGTGCGGCTGGGCATGGACCTCACCAAG GTGGTCCTGCCCACATTTATCTTGGAGAGGAGGTCTTTGCTGGAGATGTACGCTGACTTCTTTGCACATCCGGATTTGTTTGTCAG TATCGCAGATCAGCTGGAGCCCAAAGAGCGCATGGTGCAGGTGGTGAAGTGGTACATGTCAGCCTTCCATGCGGGGAGGAAAAGCTCAGTGGCCAAGAAGCCATACAACCCCATCCTGGGAGAGGTCTTCTTCTGCCACTGGGACCTGCCTTCAGAGAGCGAGGAGCCCACCGCAATG GAGCCATCGTCAGAGGGTCCGGTGCCATGGTCTTCAGCCAACAGTGTGTCTTTTGTAGCAGAGCAGGTCTCTCATCACCCCCCCA TTTCTGCATTCTACGCAGAGTGTCTCAGAAAAAAGATTCAGTTCAACGCCCACATTTGGACCAAGTCAAAGTTCTTAGGAATGTCAATTGGAGTGCACAATATTGGCCAGG gatgtgtgtcctgtctggaacATGACGAGCACTACATACTCACCTTTCCCAATGGATATGGCAG GTCGATCCTGACTGTCCCATGGGTGGAGTTGGGTGGAGAGTGTAACATCAACTGCTCCAAAACAGGCTACAGTGCCAGCATCGTGTTTCACACTAAGCCCTTCTACGGTGGCAAGAAGCACAGGATCACCGCTGAGATCTT TCCTCCCAATGACAAGAAATCATTCTGCTCCATTGAAGGAGAGTGGAATGGAGTGATGTACGCTAAGTGGGCATCTGGG GAAAACTCCTTGTTCATTGACACAAAGAAAATGGGCTGTATCAAGAAGAAGGTGAGGAAGTTGGAGGACCAGCTGGAGTACGAGTCCCGCAG CCTTTGGAAGGATGTGACGGTCAGTCTGAAGTCGAGAGACATCGATGCAGCAACCGAAGCCAAGCACAGGCTGGAGGAGAAGCAAAGGGGCGAGgccagggagaggaaggagaatgaAATGCAGTGGGAAACTAGG TTGTTCCATGAGGATGGGGAGTGCTGGGTCTACGATGAGCCTCTACTGAAAAGAACTGGATCACAGAGGCACTGA
- the LOC135556405 gene encoding oxysterol-binding protein-related protein 9-like isoform X2: protein MASIMEGPLSKWTNVMKGWQYRWFVLDYNAGLLSYYTSKDKMMRGSRRGCVRLRGAVIGIDDEDDSTFTITVDQKTFHFQARDADEREKWIHALEGTILRHTLQLREAETGFVPSVQDFDKKLAEADAYLQILIDQLKLFDEKIKDGNEESCRKIEHLKETTCSMVESIKHCIVLLQIAKSTINPVDGIFPPLDASLVNLAMPTQTTLPTDGSQMCKGEQRPSTLPVGAVVTVMGSLQTPTPNSTGSGPSDPSSSGASPSHMTIPSPSVPDFSYSSSEDEFYDADEFYQNSMSPKHLLDSSRPPAALPHSNDGTVLKRPDTNESLNSSMSNGTTDADQFDSHDDEAEDQGESVEEHKSVIMHLLSQVRLGMDLTKVVLPTFILERRSLLEMYADFFAHPDLFVSIADQLEPKERMVQVVKWYMSAFHAGRKSSVAKKPYNPILGEVFFCHWDLPSESEEPTAMEPSSEGPVPWSSANSVSFVAEQVSHHPPISAFYAECLRKKIQFNAHIWTKSKFLGMSIGVHNIGQGCVSCLEHDEHYILTFPNGYGRSILTVPWVELGGECNINCSKTGYSASIVFHTKPFYGGKKHRITAEIFPPNDKKSFCSIEGEWNGVMYAKWASGENSLFIDTKKMGCIKKKVRKLEDQLEYESRSLWKDVTVSLKSRDIDAATEAKHRLEEKQRGEARERKENEMQWETRLFHEDGECWVYDEPLLKRTGSQRH from the exons ATGGCGTCCATCATGGAGGGACCGCTGAGCAAATGGACTAACGTCATGAAAGGTTGGCAGTATCGCTGGTTTGTTTTGGACTACAATGCGGGTTTACTGTCGTACTACACG TCCAAGGACAAGATGATGCGTGGCTCGAGAAGAGGATGTGTGCGTCTCCGG GGAGCTGTAATAGGAATCGATGACGAGGACGACAGCACATTCACCATCACTGTGGACCAGAAGACTTTCCATTTTCAAG CTCGAGATGCAGACGAACGGGAGAAGTGGATCCATGCCTTAGAGGGGACTATTCTCCGCCACACCCTTCAACTGCGG GAGGCAGAGACAGGATTTGTTCCAAGTGTCCAAGACTTCGATAAGAAGCTTGCAGAGGCTGACGCATACCTACAAATTCTAATTGATCAGTTAAAG CTCTTCGATGAGAAAATCAAAGATGGCAATGAAGAGTCATGCAGA aAAATTGAACATTTGAAGGAAACCACATGT AGTATGGTTGAGTCCATCAAGCACTGTATTGTATTGCTGCAGATTGCCAAG AGCACCATCAACCCAGTGGATGGGATATTTCCGCCTCTGGACGCTTCTTTAGTCAATTTAGCCATGCCAACACAGACCACCCTCCccacag ATGGCTCTCAGATGTGTAAAGGAGAACAGCGACCCTCCACTTTACCGGTGGGGGCTGTTGTAACGGTGATGGGCAGTCTGCAGACTCCGACCCCCAACAGCACAG GGAGTGGCCCCTCGGACCCCAGCAGCAGCGGTGCCTCTCCCAGTCACATGACCATCCCCTCCCCCTCGGTCCCTGACTTCTCCTACTCCAGCAGCGAAGACGAGTTCTACGACGCTGACGAGTTCTACCAGAACAGCATGTCTCCCAAGCACCTTCTAGA TTCTTCTCGGCCTCCTGCTGCCTTGCCTCACAGCAATGACGGAACTGTGCTGAAACGACCAGACACTAACGAGTCCCTCAACTCCTCCATGTCTAACGGCACCACTGATGCAG ATCAATTTGACAGCCATGATGACGAGGCGGAGGATCAGGGGGAGTCTGTGGAGGAGCACAAGAGTGTCATCATGCACCTGCTGTCCCAGGTGCGGCTGGGCATGGACCTCACCAAG GTGGTCCTGCCCACATTTATCTTGGAGAGGAGGTCTTTGCTGGAGATGTACGCTGACTTCTTTGCACATCCGGATTTGTTTGTCAG TATCGCAGATCAGCTGGAGCCCAAAGAGCGCATGGTGCAGGTGGTGAAGTGGTACATGTCAGCCTTCCATGCGGGGAGGAAAAGCTCAGTGGCCAAGAAGCCATACAACCCCATCCTGGGAGAGGTCTTCTTCTGCCACTGGGACCTGCCTTCAGAGAGCGAGGAGCCCACCGCAATG GAGCCATCGTCAGAGGGTCCGGTGCCATGGTCTTCAGCCAACAGTGTGTCTTTTGTAGCAGAGCAGGTCTCTCATCACCCCCCCA TTTCTGCATTCTACGCAGAGTGTCTCAGAAAAAAGATTCAGTTCAACGCCCACATTTGGACCAAGTCAAAGTTCTTAGGAATGTCAATTGGAGTGCACAATATTGGCCAGG gatgtgtgtcctgtctggaacATGACGAGCACTACATACTCACCTTTCCCAATGGATATGGCAG GTCGATCCTGACTGTCCCATGGGTGGAGTTGGGTGGAGAGTGTAACATCAACTGCTCCAAAACAGGCTACAGTGCCAGCATCGTGTTTCACACTAAGCCCTTCTACGGTGGCAAGAAGCACAGGATCACCGCTGAGATCTT TCCTCCCAATGACAAGAAATCATTCTGCTCCATTGAAGGAGAGTGGAATGGAGTGATGTACGCTAAGTGGGCATCTGGG GAAAACTCCTTGTTCATTGACACAAAGAAAATGGGCTGTATCAAGAAGAAGGTGAGGAAGTTGGAGGACCAGCTGGAGTACGAGTCCCGCAG CCTTTGGAAGGATGTGACGGTCAGTCTGAAGTCGAGAGACATCGATGCAGCAACCGAAGCCAAGCACAGGCTGGAGGAGAAGCAAAGGGGCGAGgccagggagaggaaggagaatgaAATGCAGTGGGAAACTAGG TTGTTCCATGAGGATGGGGAGTGCTGGGTCTACGATGAGCCTCTACTGAAAAGAACTGGATCACAGAGGCACTGA
- the LOC135556405 gene encoding oxysterol-binding protein-related protein 9-like isoform X3, with amino-acid sequence MSLTARRPEAETGFVPSVQDFDKKLAEADAYLQILIDQLKLFDEKIKDGNEESCRKIEHLKETTCSMVESIKHCIVLLQIAKDQSNEQQHANGLISTINPVDGIFPPLDASLVNLAMPTQTTLPTDGSQMCKGEQRPSTLPVGAVVTVMGSLQTPTPNSTGSGPSDPSSSGASPSHMTIPSPSVPDFSYSSSEDEFYDADEFYQNSMSPKHLLDSSRPPAALPHSNDGTVLKRPDTNESLNSSMSNGTTDADQFDSHDDEAEDQGESVEEHKSVIMHLLSQVRLGMDLTKVVLPTFILERRSLLEMYADFFAHPDLFVSIADQLEPKERMVQVVKWYMSAFHAGRKSSVAKKPYNPILGEVFFCHWDLPSESEEPTAMEPSSEGPVPWSSANSVSFVAEQVSHHPPISAFYAECLRKKIQFNAHIWTKSKFLGMSIGVHNIGQGCVSCLEHDEHYILTFPNGYGRSILTVPWVELGGECNINCSKTGYSASIVFHTKPFYGGKKHRITAEIFPPNDKKSFCSIEGEWNGVMYAKWASGENSLFIDTKKMGCIKKKVRKLEDQLEYESRSLWKDVTVSLKSRDIDAATEAKHRLEEKQRGEARERKENEMQWETRLFHEDGECWVYDEPLLKRTGSQRH; translated from the exons ATGTCCCTCACAGCTCGGCGTCCT GAGGCAGAGACAGGATTTGTTCCAAGTGTCCAAGACTTCGATAAGAAGCTTGCAGAGGCTGACGCATACCTACAAATTCTAATTGATCAGTTAAAG CTCTTCGATGAGAAAATCAAAGATGGCAATGAAGAGTCATGCAGA aAAATTGAACATTTGAAGGAAACCACATGT AGTATGGTTGAGTCCATCAAGCACTGTATTGTATTGCTGCAGATTGCCAAG GATCAAAGTAACGAACAGCAACACGCAAACGGACTGATA AGCACCATCAACCCAGTGGATGGGATATTTCCGCCTCTGGACGCTTCTTTAGTCAATTTAGCCATGCCAACACAGACCACCCTCCccacag ATGGCTCTCAGATGTGTAAAGGAGAACAGCGACCCTCCACTTTACCGGTGGGGGCTGTTGTAACGGTGATGGGCAGTCTGCAGACTCCGACCCCCAACAGCACAG GGAGTGGCCCCTCGGACCCCAGCAGCAGCGGTGCCTCTCCCAGTCACATGACCATCCCCTCCCCCTCGGTCCCTGACTTCTCCTACTCCAGCAGCGAAGACGAGTTCTACGACGCTGACGAGTTCTACCAGAACAGCATGTCTCCCAAGCACCTTCTAGA TTCTTCTCGGCCTCCTGCTGCCTTGCCTCACAGCAATGACGGAACTGTGCTGAAACGACCAGACACTAACGAGTCCCTCAACTCCTCCATGTCTAACGGCACCACTGATGCAG ATCAATTTGACAGCCATGATGACGAGGCGGAGGATCAGGGGGAGTCTGTGGAGGAGCACAAGAGTGTCATCATGCACCTGCTGTCCCAGGTGCGGCTGGGCATGGACCTCACCAAG GTGGTCCTGCCCACATTTATCTTGGAGAGGAGGTCTTTGCTGGAGATGTACGCTGACTTCTTTGCACATCCGGATTTGTTTGTCAG TATCGCAGATCAGCTGGAGCCCAAAGAGCGCATGGTGCAGGTGGTGAAGTGGTACATGTCAGCCTTCCATGCGGGGAGGAAAAGCTCAGTGGCCAAGAAGCCATACAACCCCATCCTGGGAGAGGTCTTCTTCTGCCACTGGGACCTGCCTTCAGAGAGCGAGGAGCCCACCGCAATG GAGCCATCGTCAGAGGGTCCGGTGCCATGGTCTTCAGCCAACAGTGTGTCTTTTGTAGCAGAGCAGGTCTCTCATCACCCCCCCA TTTCTGCATTCTACGCAGAGTGTCTCAGAAAAAAGATTCAGTTCAACGCCCACATTTGGACCAAGTCAAAGTTCTTAGGAATGTCAATTGGAGTGCACAATATTGGCCAGG gatgtgtgtcctgtctggaacATGACGAGCACTACATACTCACCTTTCCCAATGGATATGGCAG GTCGATCCTGACTGTCCCATGGGTGGAGTTGGGTGGAGAGTGTAACATCAACTGCTCCAAAACAGGCTACAGTGCCAGCATCGTGTTTCACACTAAGCCCTTCTACGGTGGCAAGAAGCACAGGATCACCGCTGAGATCTT TCCTCCCAATGACAAGAAATCATTCTGCTCCATTGAAGGAGAGTGGAATGGAGTGATGTACGCTAAGTGGGCATCTGGG GAAAACTCCTTGTTCATTGACACAAAGAAAATGGGCTGTATCAAGAAGAAGGTGAGGAAGTTGGAGGACCAGCTGGAGTACGAGTCCCGCAG CCTTTGGAAGGATGTGACGGTCAGTCTGAAGTCGAGAGACATCGATGCAGCAACCGAAGCCAAGCACAGGCTGGAGGAGAAGCAAAGGGGCGAGgccagggagaggaaggagaatgaAATGCAGTGGGAAACTAGG TTGTTCCATGAGGATGGGGAGTGCTGGGTCTACGATGAGCCTCTACTGAAAAGAACTGGATCACAGAGGCACTGA